The Clostridium aceticum genomic interval AAAGATCAAGCTGCCCGCAAAAAAGATGGCTTAGATATACCTCTTAAACAATTAGCACCGGTCTATAGCTTGAAGGTTTTTCATTTTACCTACATAGATGCGGTAAGTGGCAAGTTTTTAAACTATAATGGAGAAGAATATATAGAAAAAGACCATTCTATAGAGGGTTTTAAAGATGTAAAAAATAGTCCTTATCAAAGTGAAATTCTGCTGATGAATAAAATGGGAATTTTAAAAGAAACTAGTGAGCTTTTCAGACCTAATGATGTATTGCTTCGTAAAGATGCTATTAAGTGGATTGTTGAAGTGAACGACAGAAATAGATACGGTATTGATAAAAAAGCAGTGCATTTTAAGGATGTAGATAAAGAGGATCCCTATTACTCTTATATCCAAACTGCCTTAGAAAAAGAAATTATAGAGAAAACGAATGATTATTTTAGACCTGATGAAACTGCAACTAAAATGGAAGTAACCCAATGGATATTAAATGCACTACAACAAAAGGAGCTGGCACAGTTTGTAGAAATCTTTCAAATTCCTTATACGGATGCAGAGGATATTAGGGTAGAGGATACTGGTTATGTAGCTTTAGCTAAATATTATAATATCTTCAGAGATAAAGGAAGGGTAACCACCTTTAACCCTGAGAAAGTATTGTCCAGAGGAGAGTTTGTCAGCGTCCTATATCATTTATTGAAGGATAAATTGTAATATATAAGTTGTAAAAGTCTTATTTCAACTTACTATTACTATATAGAAAAAATGAAAAAAAGTCGAACAATAAGAGCATTCCTTTATTGTTCGACTTTTTTAGGTGGTTTATCATATAGATGTGTGCTTCTAAAGTTAAATTTTAATATACATAGTCTGGGGTTTTGCCCCAAAACCATGTATATTAAAATTTAAAGGCACACATCTATAGTGGGGTCTATACAAATCTTATTAAAGTTATTTATCTCTCAGCTTTACAGCAGTGCCATAAACCATTATTTCTGCCGCTCCCTGCATAACCGCTGAGGTTGCAAATCTAATATTAACTACAGCATCAGCCCCTAGTTTTTGGGCCTCCTTTGTCATCAAATCAACTGCTGTATCCCTTGCCTCATCCAACATTTGTGTATACTCTTTTAATTCTCCGCCAACGATTTGTCTTAAACCAGACATAATATCTTTTCCGATATGTTTTGCTTTAATCGTACTGCCCTTTACAAGTCCCAATATTTCTATAATTTCCTTACCAGGCACTTCGGGGGTATTACAAATAATCATAGAATCACTCCTTTTCTTATTATATTACCCAAAAGTTATAAAGATAATAAAGTGTTTTTTTCAATATCTTCTTTATCTTAATCATTAGCGTTAACTTAAGCCATAATTTGTCATCCTGAGTGGAGCAAAGCGGAGTCGAAGGATCTTAGTGTTAGTAAAATTCTTGGCTACTCCAAGATCCTTCGCTACATTCAGGATGACAGTTCAAGAGAATTTTGGTAATAATTGTACTAAGTTAACGCCTATGTTATCTTAATAATAATGTTTACGAGGAATAACTAAAGCAGCAATAATATAGCCCAGCACGCCAGATCCTCCCGCCAAAGAGAAGATCACCCATCCTAATCTTACTAGAGTAGGATCAATAGCAAAATACTCAGCAATGCCTCCACAGACCCCTGCTATTTTTTTATCAGTTTCAGATAAATATAATTTTTTTGCCATGACAATCTCCCCTTTGTAATTGCAATATACTTATATCATAACATAAAACAGTTATTCTTACACTAATGTGAAAGTATGTTTCTATACTATTTTATGCTTTAGTATAAAAATTGTTTAATCAAGTTGGAGCTTCCTCTAAAATAGATCTTGTTTATAGTTGATGTCATTTTGATATTTTTATGTAGAAATTTCATATTGTTTAAATATTGACAAAGTTAGGCATATCAAGTAGACTAGTAGGTAAATAATGTAATTCTAAAAACTAAATGTCTCCGAGTCTATAATTCCTTCAAGTATTTTGCTTATGGAGTATAGACCCGTAGGGTATAGCTAGAAATAGTTGTGCCTCCCATTGTGGAAAGGAGCCATGGCAAAATAACTAACTATAACAGCCATACGCCTTTTTAAGGCGTTTTGTTTTTTTTGTTGAAAAAACAAAGCTTTTTCCATAAAGAGGGAGGTGTTTTTGCATTGGCTGGATAGTTTTGAGAGTATGAAAGGGGAGATGTGGTAAGGGAATTATTCATGCAAGATTATCTATCATATACGGGGTGACACATAAAATAAAACAAGAGGGGGATTTAAAATGATTGGGAAACAAAAAATATGTATTTTTTTAATTTTTGCTATGCTACTTACTATTATCACAGGTTGCTCTACTCCTAGTAACTCTACAGAAGAAACTCCTACGGTAAATGAAGAAGTCTTAGAAGAACATATTACGATTAAAGGGATTCATAATCAGGATCTCATAACTACAGTGGAAGAAATAAAAAAACTTAATGCTATCGAAAAAGAGGTTACTTCTGTAAACTCCAGTGGTCAAGAGAATACATTCAAAGTAACCGGTGCATTGTTAGAAGATGTACTGGTAAAAAGCGGGACAAGCCAAAAAGATTTAACAGGTATAAGACTTGTAGCAGGAGATGGCTACTCTATAGAGGTGCCACAGGAGATATTACATACACGAGATATTCTTCTGGTTTATGAAACCAATGATGGACCTTTAGATCCTGAACAAAAACCTATAAGAATTGTCATACCAGAGGAACGAGCAATGTATTGGGTTAGTAACTTAGAGACGATAGAAGTATTAGATACCATTGAACAAGCAGAGGTTGATAAAATTATTTTTCTTGAAACGGCAAAAGAAATCGTAGATATAGAGGATTATACTTATTACGATCATATAGATGAAGCTATAAAAGCAGGAGATCTATTAGAACAGTTGGAAGAGGGGAGTTCCTCTGAAAGCGTATACATAAAAGCAGCAGATGGTTTAGAAAAAAATGAAACATTGCCAATCTTTAAGGGAGCTTATATTAAAGTAACAGGTACTGATGCACCAGCTTTCTTAGCACCAGATATGCCAAAGGGAATG includes:
- a CDS encoding YbjQ family protein; this encodes MIICNTPEVPGKEIIEILGLVKGSTIKAKHIGKDIMSGLRQIVGGELKEYTQMLDEARDTAVDLMTKEAQKLGADAVVNIRFATSAVMQGAAEIMVYGTAVKLRDK
- a CDS encoding PspC domain-containing protein → MAKKLYLSETDKKIAGVCGGIAEYFAIDPTLVRLGWVIFSLAGGSGVLGYIIAALVIPRKHYY
- a CDS encoding molybdopterin-dependent oxidoreductase, with product MIGKQKICIFLIFAMLLTIITGCSTPSNSTEETPTVNEEVLEEHITIKGIHNQDLITTVEEIKKLNAIEKEVTSVNSSGQENTFKVTGALLEDVLVKSGTSQKDLTGIRLVAGDGYSIEVPQEILHTRDILLVYETNDGPLDPEQKPIRIVIPEERAMYWVSNLETIEVLDTIEQAEVDKIIFLETAKEIVDIEDYTYYDHIDEAIKAGDLLEQLEEGSSSESVYIKAADGLEKNETLPIFKGAYIKVTGTDAPAFLAPDMPKGMHVKEILYFAHASTAWVSYDKSKEVIEMINSNGQEGINIEEILKETGLNKEGIYVLTAVDGYTVEVDKGDFKNSILYQGEKGELTTYFEGLPKNTSIKGLLSIEAKK